One Hippopotamus amphibius kiboko isolate mHipAmp2 chromosome 12, mHipAmp2.hap2, whole genome shotgun sequence genomic window, AGTCCCTTTGTATTCCATCCCTTCTTCCCCACCCAATTATGAAGCTGTTTTCTGTCACCATAAAGTCGTTTGCATTTTCAAGAAATATCTATAGAATCATCCAGTATATACCCTTTTGttcctgacttctttcacttagcataattgttttgattcatccatgttgttgtattaACACTTcgttcccccccccacccccacccccccaacagtGTGGTATTTCTTGGTACAAGAATACCACAATTTGGTTATCCCTTCATTTACTGATGAACATTGGTTTTCCAGTTTGGGACGCTTACAGAAAAAGCCAgtataaacattcttgtacaagtgTATTAATGAacacaagttttcatttctcttgggtaaagaCCTAGGCATGCAATTACTGGGCTATAGggtagatatatatatttaactttataagaaatcgCCAGACtcttttttccaaagtggttgtaccactTCACATTCTTACCCACTGGCTTAAATTTGACATCAATCTTGTTCCTAACAGCTTCTGTAGTTATTCCCTCTTCCTGAAACGCCTTTCCACTAATTTTAGCATGGCTGGCCTGAGGTCTCAGCTTGTGCTACTGTTACAGACTTAATCGTGTcatttcccccctccccacccttgccaaattcatatgtggaattcACAACCCCCAGTAGCTTAGAATGTATCAATAATATATTTGGAGATAAAGGggtgattaagttaaatgagCCAGGTAGGGTAGGCCCTGATCCAATACACTGGGTCTttataggaagaggaaaagatacccacacagagaaaaggtcttatgaggacacagccagaaagCGGCCATCTGCAAACTAAAGACAGAagtctcaggagaaaccaaacctgccaacgctttgatcttggacttctagcctgcacagctgtgagaaaataaatttctgttaagccACCTAATCAgcggtattttgttatggcagccctagcaaactaatacagaggcCTTCCAATCAGCATTTTGTAACCATTGGAATAACTGACTCGGGCAAGAACCATCAATGAATGCTTAAAAACAGTGGATGAGAGTCTGATGAACAGGATAGTCTCAAAATTTCTTCCCACAAGATATTTaataattacaaagggaaaaatagtaacttttcaGTGGAGTACcttggcagacaccaccttaaccaagtgatcaaagtgaACATCATCAGTATTGGATAAGAAAACATCATGTGCCTCCTGATGTGGTACACTGAGGACATACCTTCTTTCAGTGCCCTTCCTgcctgccaaaaatgcataatgtGATTCTAAACATGAGAAAATAGCAGATAAATCTAAATTTAGGGATATCTAGAAATTGACTCACCAggactcttcaaaaatgtttaagtagtaaaagacaaagaaaagctgagTAAATAACTGCCTttctagagtaaaggaaattCTAGAGGCAggacaactaaatgcaacatgTGATCCTAATTGGATTGTGGGGAATAACTGTACTATTGGGAAAATCAGCAAAATTTAAATATGGAAGACATATTAAAGAATTGTATTATTGTCAAAATTcttgattttgataattgtactCAGATTTTGCAAGAGAATATCcatgttcttaggaaatacacacagAAGTATTTAGGGATTAAAGGGGCATGATGTCtgaaaatggttaaagtggttttggggggaaaaagtacaaatatatattatttataatacatatgCAAACAAATACACAGGAGAGAATATGATAATGCAAGTGCAGTAAAATAAACTATTATTCTGGTTAAATAGTATATGAGATTCTTTGCTATTCTTGTAATTTATACATAGATTTGAAATTTTATCCAAAAAAGTTAGTTTTTTAGTGACCACACTAACAAAAGTGGcctgtccccaacccccaggcagTCTTTAGCTTGTTCTTTTCCTCTATTACACGTACACTGTCAAAAATGATCCTGTGTATTAATTTACTTAATAATATCTAACATTTAATGTGTGCAAGGCCCTGtactattctaaatgctttagCTGTCTAACTTCAGTGAATCCTCCAAATACTGTTCTTCCCATATTACAGATGGGGACGAAAGACACAAGAAAGTGTGTTAATTTATTTACACAAAGTCACCTGTATGCTTTGATGAGGCACAAAACCTTAACTAAGGTAGAGACCGTCTTGTTCAGTGCTCTTTCCCCAGCAACTGAGAACACaaacaatgcctagcacattataggcactcaataaatatctatagaTTCAGTCTACAAATGTGGAGCACCTACTAGACACTGAGGTACAAAgcaatgaatgttttaaaattcctgtCTAAATGGTGCTCACATTCAGCCCTCTCAGCCCTGTACCCAATTAGCCACTTTAGATTTATATCTAAACCTAAATcaacctatctatctatctacctatttttCATTACGGGCTATCAACCCTGGGAGGTAAGATCCAGTCTACCCATTttgcaaaagaggaaactgagactccaagtGGGGCAATGTTTTGCCCAGCATGAAAGGGCTTAATAGGAGACAGGGCCGTGGATTCCAATCCAGCACGGGCGGTTCCCAGGCAAGGGCTATGAATCAATTAAACCGACCAATCCAATCAACCAATCAGTATTTATTAGGGCCTACTGCCTGCAGCTCCTCTTCACGCAGCGCAGCCGAGGAAGAGAGGAGGTTGCGGTACGCAGAGGGCTGCGGAGACCGGAGGCCGCAGCCTGATCGCGGGAATTTGGCGCCTATTTTTTGTTGGTTGGGTGTTCTCGCCTGTGATTGGGCCCCGGCCCCGCGTGGGTGCGCCCGGCTGCGGCTGGTCTGCTGACCTTGGCAGGACCCCGGCGGCGCCGTATTCGGCCAGCCTCCCGGGGGATGGGCCACCAGGAGCCCCCGCTGGCCCGAGCGCTGGCGGGACGCGCGGCTTATATAAAAAGGTTACGTAAAGGGCTCAGCTGGCGCGAACACGTGGAGAGCCGCGGGAGCCCGGGCGCCCAGTGGTCCCCCGAGAGCCCCGCTGCCGTCACCGGCGCAGCAGCAGGAGCAAGCTCTGGCGCACGCCCGACCCGGGCCGCGGCCTCTCGCGCGGCTCCGTACCCGAGGCAGCCCAGGCCCGGAGCGGACCATCCCCAGCCGGGGGCCTTAGGGGGGAAACGCGCTGCCCGGAAGTGGAAGGGCGCCGGCCAGGTAAGGGCGCGGTCCGCGGAGTAAAAACTAGCACCCAAGCTGGCACGACGCCCGCCGCCTCGGGCGTCAGGGGAGGGCAGCTGGGCCCCCGGCTGGGCGCGCTCAGAGACGCCGAACTTTTCAGCCCACCCCGTACACCCGTAGCCCGGAGGGACTTGGGTCGGTCCGCTGGGCTCCGCTCCGGCTTAATTCAGTGGACTGTTTACACCCGGGAGAACACAGGGCGGGACGCGGGGAGGGGCATCCCAGAGGGAGCCAGGCGGGGAAAAAAGATTTCCACGGTCCGAATTTCTTCTAAGGGCGACTTGCATAAGTCGCGAAAGCTGCGGCTCCTTGTTTTTCGTATCACTACACGAGAAGTTAACCGAAAAGGCGgggagttttttattttctttccggCTCCCCCTCTGAGCCAGCGTCCCGTGGTTTCGTCTTTCCcgctttcccctcccctcccccgttcCGTCCGCGGCCGTGGCTTCCGTCTTAAAGGGGCCGTGGCggccggaggaggaggaggtaggaCGCCCTGCGGCCTGCGCTCCTTGCCTCCCCGCCTCGGCCTGGTCGTCTAACCGATTCTTTCGCCCGCAGGTCACAATCCAAGGTCCCGCTCCTCCGCGTCCCGGGGCCGGACGGAGGGATGAGGCAGGGGGGTCCCGGGCAGCGCCGTTGCTGCTCCCCCCGCCGCCCGCAGCCATGGAAACGGGCGAGGAGGACGGCGCCCGCAGAGGTACACAAAGCCCCGAACGGAAAAGGCGAAGCCCAGTGCCGCGGGCACTCAGCGCGAAGCTGaggccggcggcggcggcccagGCCATGGATCCGGTGGCGGGCGAGGCCTACCTGGCGCGGCGGCGGCCGGAGGGCGGCGGCGTGTCGGCGCGGCCGCGCTACAGCCTTTTGGCGGAGATCGGGCGCGGCAGCTACGGCGTGGTGTACGAGGCAGTGGCCGGGCGCAGCGGGGCCCGGGTGGCAGTCAAGAAGATCCGCTGCGACGCCCCCGAGAACGTGGAGCTGGCGCTGGCCGAATTCTGGGCCCTGACCAGCCTCAAGCGGCGCCACCAGAACGTCGTGCAGTTTGAGGAGTGCGTCTTGCAGCGCAACGGGCTGGCCCAGCGCATGAGCCACGGCAACAAGAGCTCGCAGCTCTACCTGCGCCTGGTGGAGACCTCGCTCAAAGGTAGGAGCGCCGTGGGCCGCCCAGGCCACGCGTGGCCTGGGCCCACGAATCTGGTGGGCTCGGCCCAAACTGACCCCGGGACCCCTAGGCCCTGGTCCCGCTCCTGTCGCCCTGGACCCGACACACCCTCCTTTCCGGGCCAGGCATTCGGGCCACCCTCTCCTCTCCGGATACAGGATCAGTCCCTAGCAGTAACGTTAGCTGATATTTTCATAACAAGGGCTCATTAAGTGCTAACCATTGTCGTAGTAAGTGTTCCGTAAGTGTGAGCCATTATTATGAAATGTCTAGCACTTTTAGATTCGGGAGTGGAGGGGGTTGGGTTCTGAGTTGGTGGAAGAACTGCCGAGCCCCCTCGCACCCTAgggcctcttctctttccttcccaaagcaaacaaaaagaaaaaaaaaactttgctggACCCACCCACACCTCCTCCCGCTCTGGTTCCAAAAGCTTCTGACACCCTCTGGCTCCACCCTGCAAACTCGTTTCCTGGTCTTCATTTTCCCCTAAGCCCCCCAGCCCTTCATCCCAGGGCAGTCAAGCAAACTGGTGGTTTTCAGGCCAAGTCCTCTTGGGGCCTGCCGAATAATAACCCCACAGGTGGGCCTAGAGCTGTCACACAACAACGTCTAACgtcttttcctctgttttacaGCCACCCTCTGAGGCTGGCTTGCGAGTTTATTTATAGGGAAGATGGGGCTCAGTGAGGCAAAAGGATTTTGCAGTCCTAGGAGGGCTAGTCCTGGTTTCGGGGTTTTAACTGCAGTTAGGGAGTGTGTGCATCCTAAGTGCTCCCGTGTCTTGTTCAGACAACAAGTAGCCAGGGGTCTGTTCAGAGAGGAGAGGGGCATTGGGCTAGGAAGGCCTGAGGAGACTTTCTCCAGGGAGAGGTTGCTAAtctgaaccccagctctgccctaaATCTCTTACAGAATGACTTGAAGTaataactttaaaagtaaatcctctcttctttctcgATAAATGGAGAAACTAAGGATTAGAGGTGAAGGAACATAAGTTGATAAGGTTAATCAGCTTGTAGGGGAAACAGTGTGTACTCCTGGTTTCTTCACAATTTTTCATAGCTTAAGCAATGTGAACCCAGATCTGTCTTGATGCGAGGTCTCAATCCTTTTAAAAGGGCTAATggtgtcctccctcccccatggGTGAAGTAGAGCTGACCTTAGTAAGAATCGGTAGGATTTGGATAGGGCATTTTGTTTGGAGCTTTTGCCTGGCTTTAAGATCCTCCAGGCCCGTCCCAAGACAACTCCTTGTCCCATTTGAGGTCCGTTGTTTGACAGCAGATTGAGGACATGCTCAATATTACCTGgggtccttttttaaaataatctacttTTTATGCCCATCCCTGTTCCATCTGTCCTGAAAAGCCCACTCTCTCTCCAGGGTGAGTATGTTTGTTTTGAAAGGACTTTCCAGGAGATTCTTACCTGTATTCTATAAGCTCTTTACTTCACTTCACTCTCTGTGGTTAATGAATGGTCTGGACTTCCGTCTTACACAACTGCCTTGCATGCAGGAATTTGCTTTGCCAAAGGATCCCCTTCTACCCTCAGCTCATTGATACCAGTCTTGAAACTTCAACCTGGGTTGGAAGCCTTTACTTTGTCTCCCTATGTATACTGTTCAAGCTTTCCTCACTTGTAGAATTTGTCAAAACTCCACAGTAAACAGTGGCAgcatagcacaggctctggggTTAGACTCCCTTTTAGTCACAGTTTGTCTCAGCTGGCCACATGAGACATGGGACAAGTTGTGTCAGACCTCTTGGGAACGTTCCTTTATTCATAGGGTGAGGGTTCCTCTGTCATAGGGTTGCTGTGCAGCCTGGGAT contains:
- the STK35 gene encoding serine/threonine-protein kinase 35 isoform X1, producing the protein MGHQEPPLARALAGRAAYIKRLRKGLSWREHVESRGSPGAQWSPESPAAVTGAAAGASSGARPTRAAASRAAPYPRQPRPGADHPQPGALGGKRAARKWKGAGQVTIQGPAPPRPGAGRRDEAGGSRAAPLLLPPPPAAMETGEEDGARRGTQSPERKRRSPVPRALSAKLRPAAAAQAMDPVAGEAYLARRRPEGGGVSARPRYSLLAEIGRGSYGVVYEAVAGRSGARVAVKKIRCDAPENVELALAEFWALTSLKRRHQNVVQFEECVLQRNGLAQRMSHGNKSSQLYLRLVETSLKGERILGYAEEPCYLWFVMEFCEGGDLNQYVLSRRPDPATNKSFMLQLTSAIAFLHKNHIVHRDLKPDNILITERSGTPILKVADFGLSKVCAGLAPRGKEGNQDNKNVNVNKYWLSSACGSDFYMAPEVWEGHYTAKADIFALGIIIWAMIERITFIDSETKKELLGTYIKQGTEIVPVGEALLENPKMELHIPQKRRTSMSEGIKQLLKDMLAANPQDRPDAFELETRMDQVTCAA